AAGATATCCACTGGATGAACGCTGCTGAAATCGAAAAATATCAGGTAATTAATTGACCTAATGTAGGAGAGGAACAAAGGGTACTTTTATTCAAAACCCATTCCCTATAGTGAGTTTAATCAATGGTTGGAGTGCCGGGAATAAAATATTAGTATTAACGTATACCTCATGGTTACTCTATCTGATACTTTTTAATCAATAGCTGGTACTCCTCGCTTTGAATAAACTCAAGCATTGCCAGGGCAAACGGAGTGGCCCATTCATGATTCGGACTCGCTTTTGAAAAGGCCAGATATTGCGGAATGGGTGAAAAAGTAGGAGCTAAAAATTCGATTTTTTGCCTGATACCAGCCTGAGAGGCAAAGTACGCCACTCTATCCTTGTTAGCAATACCAATATCAATATGGTGTGCCAGTAACATGTCCAACTGACGCTTTTCGTCTTTGGCATTGTCGGTAATAGAAAGCCAAGGAAAGTTGTCAAAATTCGTACCATAGCTATAACCAAGAACCTTACCTATCATATAGCCATTCAGTTTTCTAAAATCTCCTTGGTAACCTATTTTTTCTGCTTCCCCCTGACGAACAAAAAAGGCATTAATGGAATGGCTTATTTTGTTACCCGGTTCAAAAATGGCAAACTGCTCTCTTTCTGGTGTCTTCCCCATATAGGTAATAGCATCAGCCTGACCAGATTCAATCATGTAGAGCGCTCTGCGCCAAGGAACGCTGTTAAAAGTAACCGTTACCCCTAACCTCTCAGCCACAGCCGTAACGAGGTCGATATGAAAGCCAGTCACAGGCTCTCCGG
This genomic stretch from Vibrio sp. JC009 harbors:
- a CDS encoding transporter substrate-binding domain-containing protein, which codes for MRIPIFCFLISVFFFTNATAQPELTIVRGNKNYPPYEIYQPGEPVTGFHIDLVTAVAERLGVTVTFNSVPWRRALYMIESGQADAITYMGKTPEREQFAIFEPGNKISHSINAFFVRQGEAEKIGYQGDFRKLNGYMIGKVLGYSYGTNFDNFPWLSITDNAKDEKRQLDMLLAHHIDIGIANKDRVAYFASQAGIRQKIEFLAPTFSPIPQYLAFSKASPNHEWATPFALAMLEFIQSEEYQLLIKKYQIE